Proteins co-encoded in one uncultured Bacteroides sp. genomic window:
- a CDS encoding metallophosphoesterase, whose amino-acid sequence MKRYVLVLFCLASLCSQLSGRGCRFLDGDARTIRFAVLSDVHLQDTSYVRSMDSQLHSTRLFNENYFAFLAALDDIARRDIHYILLPGDLTDDGQLMNVRKVREILDSYSASHNMHFLVMTGNHDPSHPFAARDSLAGMKRCGYKEIHNEWASFGFWPQKEYLFWATPFSTYTYENYSYEEAVRQADWGKRTYVYEGRKPAIPDGSYLVEPVKGVWVLAIDASVYRPQVIKDDSIQAFEGAKAGYNEVLQVKSYLLPWIKQVAAQAHKYGKKLVAFSHYPMTDYNDGVAQYIADIAAPGKFDVHRFPDSAMAELLADAGVTLHLGGHIHMDDEEIYVSKKGNRLWNVQVPSTAGYVSAYKILTLYEKGKTEVETVPLDSVKGFNCFFARYRTEHDSLQQIGIQPLWNDSVLNSQNYRQFCEAHLRELTRLRYLPNDLKPVARNRFAPMTATELFAYAGIKGQRSAGWTGFDMLVDFYKLRFGGKLALKDIDSRRLEQYKKLAGKLVRKKPATDFDRFLISFYRIFLAHLES is encoded by the coding sequence GTGAAAAGATATGTATTAGTGTTGTTTTGTCTGGCAAGCCTCTGTTCCCAACTTTCGGGCAGAGGCTGCCGCTTTTTAGATGGCGATGCCAGGACGATAAGGTTTGCTGTATTGTCGGATGTTCATTTGCAGGACACCTCTTATGTTCGTTCCATGGACTCCCAACTGCATTCTACCCGCTTGTTCAATGAAAACTATTTTGCCTTTCTGGCTGCTCTGGATGATATAGCCCGGCGGGATATCCATTACATCCTTCTGCCAGGTGACCTGACTGATGACGGACAATTGATGAATGTGCGGAAAGTGCGTGAAATACTCGATTCTTACTCTGCTAGTCACAACATGCACTTTCTGGTGATGACAGGCAATCACGATCCGTCGCACCCTTTTGCTGCCCGTGATTCGTTGGCTGGCATGAAGCGATGTGGCTATAAGGAGATACACAACGAATGGGCTTCTTTTGGTTTCTGGCCGCAAAAGGAGTATTTGTTCTGGGCTACTCCGTTCAGTACTTACACCTATGAGAATTACAGTTATGAAGAAGCGGTGCGACAAGCCGACTGGGGTAAGCGTACTTATGTTTATGAAGGCAGAAAACCGGCTATTCCTGATGGTAGTTATCTGGTAGAGCCTGTAAAGGGCGTGTGGGTATTGGCTATCGACGCCTCGGTTTACCGTCCGCAAGTTATTAAGGACGATAGCATACAAGCTTTTGAGGGAGCCAAGGCGGGTTACAACGAAGTGTTGCAGGTGAAGTCTTATCTCTTGCCCTGGATAAAACAGGTTGCCGCTCAAGCTCACAAGTATGGAAAGAAACTGGTTGCTTTTAGTCATTATCCCATGACAGATTATAATGACGGGGTTGCCCAATATATAGCTGATATTGCCGCTCCCGGCAAGTTTGATGTACATCGTTTCCCCGATTCCGCCATGGCCGAACTATTGGCAGATGCTGGTGTAACACTTCATCTTGGCGGTCATATCCACATGGACGATGAAGAAATATATGTGTCAAAGAAAGGCAATCGTTTGTGGAATGTGCAGGTCCCCTCTACAGCCGGTTATGTGTCAGCTTATAAAATTCTTACGTTGTATGAGAAGGGAAAAACGGAAGTAGAGACCGTTCCATTGGACTCTGTGAAAGGGTTTAATTGTTTCTTTGCTCGTTACCGGACAGAGCACGATTCTTTGCAGCAAATAGGCATACAACCTTTGTGGAACGATTCCGTACTGAACTCTCAAAACTATCGGCAGTTCTGTGAAGCCCATTTGAGGGAACTTACTCGCTTGCGTTATCTCCCGAACGATTTAAAACCCGTGGCAAGAAACCGTTTTGCTCCGATGACGGCCACAGAGCTATTTGCCTATGCAGGCATTAAAGGACAAAGGTCTGCTGGTTGGACTGGTTTTGATATGCTGGTAGATTTCTATAAACTCCGTTTTGGTGGCAAACTGGCGCTGAAGGATATTGATTCCCGGCGGTTGGAGCAATATAAGAAACTTGCCGGAAAGTTGGTCCGGAAAAAACCGGCAACTGATTTTGATAGGTTCCTTATAAGTTTCTACCGTATCTTTCTGGCTCATCTGGAGAGCTGA
- a CDS encoding glycosyl hydrolase family 28 protein, translating to MKKYICVSLFLLLAFSALGRDYNIVTQGKAVADGKTLNTIIIQQTIDKLSKNGGGRILFPKGVYLTGSLLLKSGVELHLNKDAVLLGSTNPDDYYPLNEANNVTEKSDNSKLALILGNQAKNIALSGEGTIDGQGLALALNIDSLHHAGVRIDPHYNVHRMRPSEMVRPKLFLLSECENISIIGLHLRNSACWGLTFDLCSNLVIDQVAMVNRAYWNNDGFDITDCRRVKITRCNVNAADDGICLKSYHPDACNDSIYIADCEVCSSASAIKFGTASWGGFRNITINNIRVFDTFRSAIAIESVDGGNIENICVSRITAKNTGNALFIRLGHRAGERAGTIKNVFIKDMNVEVPFDRPDINYDLRGPEVDFFHNPFPSSIAGIPGHCIEGVHLENIEITYPGRATKGMAYIPLNRLKQVPEQIDKYPEFSMFGELPSWGFYIRHAKDVTLKNVRLKLVDSDYRPAIILDDVKGEQMEQVSFPSDKKEQIVIVNN from the coding sequence ATGAAGAAATATATTTGTGTAAGTCTGTTTTTGCTGCTTGCTTTTTCAGCATTAGGACGCGATTACAATATCGTGACTCAGGGAAAGGCTGTAGCCGACGGAAAAACACTTAATACAATCATAATTCAGCAGACAATAGATAAGTTGAGCAAGAATGGAGGCGGTAGAATCCTTTTTCCAAAAGGTGTTTATCTTACTGGTAGCTTGCTATTGAAATCAGGAGTAGAGTTACATCTTAATAAGGATGCTGTCTTATTAGGCAGTACGAATCCAGATGATTATTATCCTTTAAATGAGGCTAATAATGTTACAGAAAAAAGTGATAACTCAAAGTTAGCCTTAATTCTTGGAAATCAGGCAAAAAACATAGCTTTGAGTGGCGAAGGCACAATTGATGGTCAGGGATTGGCTTTAGCTCTGAATATTGATAGTTTACATCATGCCGGAGTACGAATAGATCCGCATTACAATGTACACAGAATGCGCCCTAGTGAGATGGTTAGACCAAAACTGTTTCTTTTGTCAGAGTGTGAGAATATTTCTATCATTGGATTGCATTTGCGGAATAGTGCTTGTTGGGGTTTGACGTTCGATCTTTGTTCAAATTTGGTTATAGACCAAGTTGCGATGGTAAATAGGGCTTACTGGAACAATGATGGTTTCGATATTACAGACTGCCGCAGGGTAAAAATTACTCGTTGCAATGTGAATGCGGCCGATGACGGTATTTGCTTGAAATCATATCATCCGGATGCCTGCAATGATAGTATCTATATTGCTGATTGTGAAGTTTGCAGCAGTGCAAGTGCAATTAAGTTTGGCACAGCTTCGTGGGGCGGCTTCAGGAATATTACGATAAATAATATCCGTGTGTTCGATACGTTCCGTTCCGCTATTGCCATTGAATCGGTTGACGGAGGTAACATTGAAAATATCTGTGTCAGCCGGATTACAGCAAAGAATACAGGAAATGCTCTCTTTATACGTCTGGGTCACCGGGCGGGTGAGCGTGCTGGAACAATAAAGAATGTATTTATAAAAGATATGAATGTAGAGGTACCTTTCGATAGGCCGGACATTAATTATGATCTTCGTGGCCCGGAAGTGGATTTCTTTCACAATCCGTTTCCTTCCTCTATAGCGGGCATACCAGGACACTGTATAGAAGGTGTTCATCTTGAAAATATTGAAATAACTTATCCGGGAAGGGCAACGAAAGGTATGGCTTATATACCGTTGAACCGTTTGAAGCAAGTGCCCGAACAGATAGATAAATATCCGGAATTCAGTATGTTCGGAGAACTTCCTTCATGGGGATTTTATATCCGTCATGCTAAAGATGTCACATTGAAGAATGTGAGGCTGAAGCTGGTAGATTCAGATTACCGTCCAGCCATTATTCTGGACGATGTGAAAGGAGAACAAATGGAACAAGTATCTTTTCCTTCAGATAAAAAAGAACAGATTGTCATAGTAAACAATTAA
- a CDS encoding glycosyl hydrolase family 28 protein, whose translation MRLKKIFAIVVLGLLTACHNNKTDFDIRDYGAKGDSITDNAEAIQKAIDACNKAGGGRVIIPGDGVYMTGPFSVASYVDLHLDANAKLLANPDEKVYNNSAFRDNKGEGMMWISGKDIIQFSISGKGKIDGNGIAFMGKELEDSYALKPVHTFDPRPHVLTLINGKDIRIKDVVIGNSAYWTVHLVGCNDVVVDGASILNSLKIRNCDGIDVDHSKNVRISNCRIESGDDCICLKNRREYEELGPCENITVTNCIMTSRSCAVKIGSENMDRISHVVVDNCIIRDSNRGIGIQNRDEGTVENVIFSNIVVDSKLFSDVWWGKSEAIYVTAYTRKAGDHKDAGWRFPKGMADYQVGAVTNISFNNIKCESENGVFVGADTKDKIQNIYFDQVDLMISKRTNFEGGIYDKRPCNGAEFVKGKTYGFYLENASNVTIRNSSVRWGDTRPAYFADTMFSQNVDGLVTFNLK comes from the coding sequence ATGAGACTAAAAAAAATATTTGCTATTGTGGTATTGGGGCTCCTGACGGCCTGTCATAATAACAAAACAGACTTTGATATTCGTGATTATGGTGCGAAAGGTGATAGTATCACGGATAATGCAGAGGCTATTCAGAAAGCGATTGATGCCTGCAATAAAGCAGGGGGAGGCCGTGTGATTATTCCGGGTGACGGAGTGTATATGACCGGACCGTTCTCCGTAGCATCTTATGTTGACCTGCATTTGGATGCCAATGCAAAATTGCTGGCCAACCCGGATGAGAAGGTTTATAATAATAGTGCTTTCCGTGATAATAAGGGAGAAGGAATGATGTGGATTAGCGGAAAGGATATCATACAGTTTTCTATTAGTGGGAAAGGTAAGATTGATGGAAACGGCATAGCCTTTATGGGTAAGGAATTGGAGGATTCTTACGCACTTAAACCTGTACATACATTTGATCCTCGTCCGCATGTGCTGACTCTGATTAATGGAAAGGATATCCGTATCAAAGATGTTGTTATCGGAAATTCTGCTTATTGGACTGTACACCTGGTAGGCTGCAATGATGTGGTTGTTGATGGTGCCAGTATTCTGAACAGCCTGAAAATACGCAACTGCGATGGTATTGATGTGGATCATTCCAAGAATGTACGTATCAGCAATTGCCGGATTGAATCGGGAGACGATTGTATCTGTCTGAAGAATCGCCGTGAATACGAGGAATTGGGTCCTTGCGAGAATATTACAGTGACTAATTGTATCATGACTTCCCGCTCTTGTGCAGTCAAGATTGGTTCTGAGAATATGGATCGTATCAGTCATGTAGTGGTTGATAATTGCATTATCAGAGACAGTAACCGAGGCATTGGTATTCAGAATCGTGATGAAGGTACAGTGGAAAATGTGATTTTCTCTAATATCGTGGTCGATAGCAAGTTATTCTCAGACGTGTGGTGGGGAAAATCTGAAGCAATTTATGTAACAGCCTATACGCGTAAAGCTGGTGATCACAAGGATGCAGGCTGGCGTTTTCCAAAAGGAATGGCTGATTATCAGGTAGGAGCTGTAACTAACATAAGTTTCAATAATATTAAGTGTGAAAGTGAGAACGGAGTGTTCGTGGGTGCTGATACAAAAGATAAAATTCAGAATATTTATTTTGACCAGGTAGATTTAATGATTTCCAAACGAACTAACTTTGAAGGTGGTATTTATGATAAACGTCCTTGCAATGGCGCGGAGTTTGTGAAAGGAAAAACTTATGGATTCTATCTTGAAAATGCATCCAATGTAACTATACGTAACTCCTCCGTACGTTGGGGAGATACTCGTCCGGCTTATTTTGCCGACACTATGTTTAGCCAGAATGTGGATGGATTGGTCACTTTTAATTTGAAATGA
- a CDS encoding beta-galactosidase: MKYFLSLLFLSLSLLNCTFAQKKSSFIHVQNGHFVQNGAPYYYIGTNFWYGAILGSQGEGGNRARLNKELDFLKSMGINNLRVLVGSDGKNGITSKVEPTLQKSPGVYNDTILAGLDYLLFQMGKRKMYAVLYLNNSWEWTGGYSQYLEWAGYGKAPVPAVDGWPAYMKYVRQYHQSDSAKALFRNYVKDIITRTNRYTGKKYVNDEAIMSWQIGNEPRAFSDENKEPFARWISDVAAQIKSLDKNHMVSTGSEGKHGCEEDIQLFERIHADKNVDYMNVHLWPFNWGWVTKDSLSEKLPLAKVNTKEYIDEHLNIARKYKKPLVMEEFGFPRDGFKFSKESTTTARDSYYKFVFNLIIADKKVGGYFAGCNFWGWGGFANPSEKHVFWQKGDDYCGDPAQEEQGLNSVFASDKTVGIIKESIRKFK, from the coding sequence ATGAAATATTTTTTATCACTCCTATTTCTATCACTGTCTTTATTAAACTGCACTTTCGCTCAAAAGAAAAGTTCTTTTATTCATGTTCAGAATGGCCATTTTGTTCAGAATGGGGCACCTTATTATTATATAGGTACCAATTTCTGGTATGGTGCAATTCTTGGCTCGCAAGGTGAAGGGGGAAATCGTGCCCGTTTAAATAAAGAACTGGACTTTTTAAAGTCTATGGGGATTAATAATCTTCGTGTTCTGGTTGGTTCAGATGGCAAGAATGGAATTACTTCAAAGGTTGAGCCTACTTTACAAAAGTCTCCCGGAGTTTATAATGATACTATTTTAGCGGGATTGGATTATTTATTGTTTCAGATGGGTAAACGCAAAATGTATGCAGTTCTCTATCTGAATAACTCATGGGAATGGACAGGGGGATACTCTCAATATCTGGAATGGGCCGGTTATGGTAAAGCACCAGTTCCAGCAGTGGACGGGTGGCCTGCTTATATGAAATATGTGAGGCAGTATCATCAGTCTGATTCCGCGAAAGCTCTGTTCCGTAATTACGTAAAAGATATTATTACCCGGACCAATCGTTATACCGGTAAGAAATATGTGAACGATGAGGCTATCATGTCCTGGCAGATAGGAAATGAGCCTCGTGCTTTTTCGGATGAAAACAAAGAACCGTTTGCCCGCTGGATTTCCGATGTGGCTGCTCAGATAAAAAGTCTCGATAAAAATCACATGGTTTCTACCGGGAGCGAAGGAAAACATGGATGTGAAGAAGATATACAGCTTTTTGAAAGAATACATGCCGATAAGAATGTAGATTATATGAATGTGCATCTTTGGCCATTTAACTGGGGGTGGGTAACAAAAGATAGTCTGTCAGAGAAACTACCGTTGGCTAAAGTGAATACTAAAGAGTATATAGACGAACATCTCAATATTGCACGGAAATATAAAAAACCTCTTGTTATGGAAGAGTTTGGTTTTCCGAGAGATGGCTTCAAGTTTTCAAAAGAGAGCACAACAACTGCACGTGACTCTTACTACAAATTTGTTTTCAATTTGATTATTGCCGATAAAAAAGTCGGCGGATATTTTGCCGGATGCAATTTCTGGGGATGGGGCGGATTTGCCAATCCTTCAGAGAAACATGTTTTCTGGCAAAAAGGAGATGACTATTGCGGTGATCCTGC